One Mycoavidus sp. B2-EB genomic region harbors:
- a CDS encoding NADH-quinone oxidoreductase subunit A codes for MNLTAWFPVLLFILTGVGLGMVLLGIGKVLGPKRPNSEKNAPYECGFEAFEDARMKFDVRYYLIAILFIIFDLETAFLFPWGVALRDIGWPGFLAMMIFLLEFVLGFAYIWRRGGLDWE; via the coding sequence TTGAACCTCACAGCCTGGTTTCCTGTTTTGCTCTTTATCCTCACGGGCGTGGGCTTGGGTATGGTACTGCTCGGTATTGGCAAAGTACTTGGTCCTAAGCGCCCGAATAGCGAGAAAAATGCACCTTACGAGTGCGGCTTTGAGGCATTTGAAGATGCGCGCATGAAATTTGATGTGCGCTATTACTTAATTGCAATCCTGTTTATTATTTTTGATCTAGAAACCGCCTTTCTTTTTCCGTGGGGTGTCGCGTTAAGGGATATTGGCTGGCCGGGTTTTCTCGCGATGATGATTTTTCTGTTGGAGTTCGTGCTCGGTTTCGCTTATATCTGGAGAAGAGGCGGGCTTGACTGGGAGTAA
- a CDS encoding NADH-quinone oxidoreductase subunit C — MTNKLEALMANLETVLGADLRISHAFGQITAVVKAGDYLNVMRQLRDEPSLRFEQMLDLCGVDYSACAEEAKSKLMADQGESASARFAAVLQLISITHNWRLRVKVFAPNNEFPVLPSVVQIWNSADWYEREAFDLFGLVFDGHPDLRRILTDYGFIGHPFRKDFPVSGYVEMRYDPEQKRVVYQPVTIEPREIIPRVIREEGYGGLKPGQSH; from the coding sequence ATGACAAACAAGCTCGAAGCGCTGATGGCGAATCTCGAGACAGTATTGGGTGCTGATTTGCGCATCAGTCATGCGTTTGGGCAGATCACGGCCGTGGTGAAAGCAGGCGATTATCTTAATGTAATGCGTCAACTACGGGATGAGCCCTCGTTGCGTTTTGAGCAAATGCTTGATTTGTGTGGGGTCGATTATTCAGCCTGTGCCGAAGAGGCTAAAAGCAAGCTGATGGCGGATCAAGGTGAGTCCGCGTCGGCTCGTTTCGCCGCCGTATTACAACTGATCTCGATTACGCATAATTGGCGTTTGCGCGTCAAAGTGTTTGCGCCCAATAACGAATTCCCAGTCCTGCCTTCGGTTGTCCAAATTTGGAACTCAGCTGACTGGTATGAACGAGAAGCATTTGATTTATTCGGTTTAGTCTTTGATGGGCATCCTGATTTGCGCCGGATTTTGACCGACTATGGCTTTATCGGCCATCCATTTCGCAAAGACTTCCCCGTGTCAGGTTATGTTGAGATGCGTTACGACCCTGAACAAAAACGGGTGGTTTACCAACCTGTAACCATCGAGCCGCGCGAAATTATTCCGCGCGTGATTCGTGAAGAAGGCTACGGTGGTTTAAAGCCAGGCCAATCTCATTAA
- a CDS encoding NADH-quinone oxidoreductase subunit B family protein, whose amino-acid sequence MSIEGALKEGFITTTADKLINWTRTGSLWPMTFGLACCAVEMMHAGASRYDLDRFGVVFRPSPRQSDVMIVAGTLCNKMASALRKVYEQMAEPRWVISMGSCANGGGYYHYSYSVVRGCDRIVPVDIYVPGCPPTAEALIYGIIQLQAKITRTNTIAR is encoded by the coding sequence ATGAGTATTGAAGGTGCCCTAAAAGAAGGGTTTATCACCACGACCGCGGACAAGTTGATTAATTGGACACGTACCGGCTCATTATGGCCGATGACGTTTGGTCTTGCTTGCTGCGCGGTTGAAATGATGCATGCGGGTGCGTCCCGTTATGATTTAGATCGCTTTGGCGTTGTGTTTCGGCCTAGTCCGCGTCAATCCGACGTGATGATTGTTGCGGGTACGCTGTGTAACAAAATGGCGAGCGCTTTGCGCAAGGTTTATGAGCAGATGGCGGAGCCGCGTTGGGTGATTTCAATGGGCTCATGCGCAAACGGTGGTGGTTATTATCATTACTCGTATTCTGTGGTGCGAGGGTGTGATCGCATTGTGCCGGTTGATATTTATGTACCAGGCTGCCCACCAACGGCCGAGGCTTTAATTTACGGCATTATTCAGTTGCAGGCTAAGATCACGCGCACGAATACGATTGCGCGCTAG